Proteins encoded by one window of Pseudomonas sp. PSKL.D1:
- a CDS encoding DUF3509 domain-containing protein, with amino-acid sequence MHNPFEQISDAFAPDYRVNLSIESLDGSIMLTLSDDAGVVAKRRISQAQRNDPMRMQRVIDSIRLGLAIELGQNPLQVLAALTRDPRHEPQRFMAN; translated from the coding sequence ATGCACAACCCGTTTGAACAGATCAGCGACGCCTTTGCCCCCGATTACCGGGTCAACCTGAGCATCGAAAGCCTCGACGGCAGCATCATGCTGACCCTGTCGGACGATGCCGGCGTGGTCGCCAAACGCCGCATCAGCCAGGCCCAGCGCAACGACCCGATGCGCATGCAGCGGGTGATCGACAGCATCCGCCTGGGCCTGGCCATCGAGCTGGGCCAGAACCCATTGCAGGTCCTGGCCGCCCTCACCCGCGACCCACGCCACGAACCCCAACGGTTCATGGCCAACTGA
- a CDS encoding ATP-binding protein yields MSGMFDRWLGGQAIAQADPAPQAVGLQLWLDEQGHVQRLSGPLRTVLAAPSNSAPRVHDYLQRHSWLVLEGDPVDWQGQPLDLDFATVHGPALHTRGWLQRQADGWLLQLFDIGDLLGERERQGHHLTEQHLAADVGRALRDCDEDRLMQTAAAQLQHLAEYWHAGSVRLMLPGGTGWHTYASSEHDWPWADDDRLSPWLQSLPPRAREVAGDNPLLQSSCAGLPLLALPYLHGHAVQAWLLCAGAQKRPASETVAALLQALIEPLLSRLRQHQLQQRSRHLDELQQQLGAGWWAWPLQGPLQFDPALALRLGVPAEASAEQWLARVHPADREAAHMALEQLREGVALSLNLRLLPANSLASPRWLQWVGQLQGRHVQGYLLDISALKAQELQAGAARARLENLIASSPAVIYVQRYTEGALHSEFFSASLTPLLGWAPDSEQARQPGQAVHPDDRWLWLERTRTLLRDGQARSRYRLRDHLGGYHWILDEARLLRDDLGQPVEAVGLWLDVTEATEAAERVRQSEERYRVLVEDSPAMICRYRPNLELLFGNKPLAEQLECPPPQLAGMNLGQWLSDSQRTAFLQRLAMLTPEQPLASAEICLQLPGRKTAWWVWAERGLFDEHGQLQEVQAVGRDNTEVRQSQRQLLQGAKMATLGELTTGLLHEINQPLNVMRLATGNALKRLESGAVDTDYLTDKMQRIGAQVARATRMVDHMRAYGRRSDAEGRPFTGWAAVEGAVAMLAEGLRGKGVSVQMEPPAAQPEVLGHPDQLEQVLINLIVNARDALLERQVASPRIHVSQRIGQGQLCLLVEDNAGGIDPRLVARIFEPFFTTKPAGAGTGLGLSVSHAIVETMGGRLEVLNSREGACFRVWLPLYSAS; encoded by the coding sequence ATGAGCGGCATGTTCGATCGCTGGCTGGGCGGCCAGGCCATCGCACAGGCAGACCCGGCCCCACAAGCGGTGGGCTTGCAACTCTGGCTGGATGAGCAGGGGCACGTGCAGCGTTTGTCCGGGCCATTGCGCACGGTGCTTGCGGCGCCTTCAAACAGCGCCCCTCGGGTGCATGACTACCTGCAACGGCACAGCTGGCTGGTGCTTGAAGGCGACCCCGTCGACTGGCAAGGGCAACCGCTTGATCTGGATTTCGCCACCGTGCACGGCCCTGCTCTGCACACGCGGGGCTGGCTGCAGCGCCAGGCCGATGGTTGGTTGCTGCAGTTGTTCGACATCGGCGACTTACTGGGTGAACGCGAACGCCAGGGCCATCACCTGACCGAACAACACCTGGCAGCGGACGTTGGCCGTGCCCTGCGCGACTGCGACGAAGACCGCCTGATGCAGACGGCCGCCGCACAGTTGCAGCACCTGGCCGAGTACTGGCATGCAGGGTCTGTGCGCCTGATGCTGCCAGGCGGTACCGGCTGGCACACCTATGCCAGCAGCGAGCACGACTGGCCTTGGGCGGACGACGACCGTTTGAGCCCCTGGCTGCAATCCTTGCCGCCGCGCGCCCGGGAGGTGGCGGGCGACAACCCGTTGTTGCAGTCGTCCTGCGCTGGCTTGCCCTTGTTGGCCCTGCCCTACCTGCACGGCCACGCGGTACAGGCCTGGTTGCTGTGTGCCGGAGCGCAAAAGCGGCCGGCAAGCGAAACCGTCGCAGCGTTGCTGCAAGCGCTGATCGAGCCTTTGCTCAGCCGCTTGCGCCAGCACCAGCTGCAACAACGTTCACGGCACCTGGATGAGCTGCAACAGCAGTTGGGAGCGGGCTGGTGGGCATGGCCCCTGCAAGGGCCGTTGCAGTTCGACCCGGCCCTGGCCTTGCGCCTGGGCGTGCCGGCCGAAGCCAGTGCCGAGCAATGGCTGGCCCGCGTACACCCGGCTGACCGTGAAGCCGCACACATGGCGCTGGAGCAACTGCGCGAAGGTGTTGCGCTGAGCCTGAACCTGCGCCTGCTGCCGGCAAACAGCCTGGCAAGCCCACGCTGGCTACAATGGGTCGGCCAGTTGCAAGGCCGCCATGTTCAGGGCTATCTGCTCGATATCAGCGCACTTAAGGCTCAAGAGCTGCAGGCCGGGGCCGCGCGTGCCCGGCTGGAAAACCTGATCGCCAGCTCGCCCGCGGTAATCTATGTGCAGCGCTATACCGAGGGTGCGTTGCACAGTGAATTCTTCAGCGCCAGCCTCACACCACTGCTGGGCTGGGCGCCGGACAGCGAACAGGCACGCCAGCCAGGCCAGGCGGTGCACCCCGACGATCGCTGGCTATGGCTGGAACGCACCCGCACGTTACTGCGCGACGGCCAGGCCCGCAGCCGCTACCGCCTGCGTGATCACCTTGGCGGCTACCACTGGATACTGGACGAAGCCCGCCTGTTGCGTGACGACCTGGGCCAACCGGTAGAAGCGGTGGGCCTGTGGCTGGACGTCACCGAAGCGACTGAAGCGGCCGAACGGGTGCGCCAAAGCGAAGAGCGCTACCGGGTGCTGGTAGAGGATTCGCCGGCCATGATCTGCCGCTACCGCCCCAACCTTGAACTGCTGTTCGGCAACAAGCCGCTTGCCGAGCAACTGGAGTGCCCGCCGCCGCAGCTGGCCGGCATGAACCTCGGCCAGTGGCTGTCCGACAGCCAACGCACGGCCTTCCTGCAGCGCCTGGCGATGCTGACCCCCGAGCAGCCCTTGGCCAGCGCCGAAATCTGCCTGCAACTGCCTGGGCGCAAAACAGCCTGGTGGGTGTGGGCCGAGCGTGGCTTGTTCGATGAACACGGCCAGTTACAGGAAGTGCAGGCAGTGGGCCGCGACAACACCGAGGTCCGCCAGAGCCAGCGGCAACTGCTGCAAGGCGCCAAGATGGCGACGTTGGGCGAGCTGACCACAGGGTTGCTGCACGAGATCAACCAGCCACTTAACGTGATGCGCCTGGCCACGGGCAATGCGCTCAAACGCCTGGAAAGCGGTGCGGTGGATACCGACTACCTGACGGACAAAATGCAGCGCATCGGCGCCCAGGTAGCCCGCGCCACGCGCATGGTCGACCACATGCGCGCCTACGGGCGGCGCTCCGATGCCGAGGGCCGGCCATTTACGGGCTGGGCGGCGGTTGAAGGCGCCGTGGCAATGCTGGCCGAGGGTTTGCGCGGCAAAGGGGTGAGCGTGCAGATGGAGCCACCCGCGGCGCAGCCTGAAGTACTTGGCCACCCCGACCAGCTTGAGCAGGTGCTGATCAACCTGATCGTCAATGCCCGCGATGCCTTGCTGGAGCGGCAAGTTGCCAGCCCGCGCATTCACGTCAGCCAGCGCATTGGCCAGGGCCAGTTGTGCCTGCTGGTCGAAGACAATGCCGGCGGCATCGACCCCAGGCTGGTGGCGCGTATTTTCGAACCGTTCTTCACCACCAAGCCCGCCGGGGCAGGCACTGGCCTGGGGTTGTCGGTGAGCCATGCCATCGTCGAAACGATGGGCGGCCGGCTGGAAGTGCTGAACAGCCGTGAGGGGGCCTGCTTCCGTGTGTGGCTGCCGCTTTACAGCGCCAGCTGA
- a CDS encoding DUF3613 domain-containing protein, with translation MIKHMMVLACCVASMAALAEEYSRQPPRDETATEALLRVQSSGEQASKRLQVQTARERDQSMQRWLDTYKYEIPDFYRWTKMTERNN, from the coding sequence ATGATCAAGCACATGATGGTGCTGGCCTGCTGCGTGGCCAGCATGGCTGCGCTGGCCGAAGAGTATTCGCGCCAACCACCCAGGGACGAAACGGCCACCGAAGCCCTGCTGCGCGTGCAGTCCAGCGGCGAGCAGGCGTCCAAACGGTTGCAGGTGCAGACGGCGCGCGAACGCGACCAGTCCATGCAGCGCTGGCTGGACACCTACAAGTACGAAATCCCGGATTTCTACCGCTGGACCAAAATGACGGAACGCAACAATTAA
- a CDS encoding prepilin peptidase — MHSLAVLVWLALCAGQDARERQISNVLTLGAAACALVWLLTTGHSWLGAQGSEAALGFVIVLLLTLPGYMLGQFGAGDVKLLGALALASSLDHVLGTFIGAGVVLVLWLLVRRKTRQPGEKRPFAPFLLAGFALSLAWGWLSPQAA; from the coding sequence ATGCATAGCCTCGCAGTGCTGGTCTGGCTTGCTCTGTGCGCCGGGCAAGATGCCCGGGAGCGGCAGATTTCCAATGTGTTGACGCTGGGCGCGGCAGCCTGTGCATTGGTTTGGCTGCTGACGACCGGTCATAGTTGGCTCGGTGCTCAGGGCAGCGAAGCTGCGCTGGGTTTCGTTATCGTCCTGTTGCTGACATTGCCCGGCTACATGCTGGGCCAGTTCGGGGCAGGCGATGTCAAATTGCTCGGGGCCCTGGCCCTGGCCAGCAGCCTGGACCACGTGCTCGGCACTTTCATCGGCGCCGGCGTTGTGCTGGTCTTGTGGCTGCTGGTGCGACGCAAAACACGCCAGCCGGGCGAGAAAAGGCCATTCGCGCCGTTCTTGCTGGCGGGCTTTGCCCTCTCGCTCGCCTGGGGCTGGTTGAGCCCGCAGGCTGCTTAA
- a CDS encoding YebG family protein — MAVEVVYRSSRDPERLFMDKAEADRHDKMLELAERLAEVLHKAVPSLTEQQVEEAGIYMAKNRDVFARAFKSQPDALAELLEGGTAE; from the coding sequence ATGGCCGTCGAAGTGGTGTACCGCAGCAGCCGCGACCCGGAGCGCTTGTTCATGGATAAGGCCGAAGCAGACCGTCACGACAAGATGCTCGAACTGGCCGAACGCCTGGCCGAAGTGCTGCATAAAGCAGTGCCTTCGTTGACCGAGCAGCAGGTTGAGGAAGCGGGTATTTACATGGCCAAGAACCGCGATGTGTTCGCGCGGGCGTTCAAGAGCCAGCCGGATGCACTGGCCGAGTTGCTGGAAGGTGGCACCGCCGAGTAA
- a CDS encoding type II secretion system F family protein, with translation MALLICALCLFIAASLFGMQAIRQWRARVLVARRLQGRLAREERLGDWLHWLGSSPWGQRLQKLDGESQALLERIGWRRSRQRALFAAVQLGLPLLAVAVTLLLQQGFKGSAAANWVIWPLCALGAGYLLPKRLLAVAAARRQQRIAEEVSLMIPMLRILFETGLAVEQALRVLSQEGRTLIPHISEELRQVLQRVDSGLALGPELEKVAQLLAVDEFTDTCVILRQLLAQGSGAMKSLLALKTLLDDRRLTRLQERVSMMSAKMSAVMMVFLFPALLIVLAGPGFSALARALAP, from the coding sequence ATGGCCCTGCTGATTTGCGCCCTGTGCCTATTCATCGCTGCCAGCCTGTTCGGCATGCAGGCTATCCGCCAGTGGCGTGCCCGCGTGCTGGTGGCCCGGCGGCTGCAAGGGCGGCTAGCCCGCGAGGAACGCCTGGGCGACTGGTTGCACTGGCTGGGCAGCAGCCCATGGGGGCAGCGGCTGCAAAAGCTCGATGGCGAAAGCCAGGCCCTGCTCGAACGTATCGGCTGGCGCCGCAGCCGCCAGCGCGCACTGTTTGCAGCAGTTCAATTGGGCTTGCCGCTGCTGGCCGTGGCGGTGACGCTGCTGTTGCAACAAGGCTTCAAGGGCAGCGCTGCGGCCAACTGGGTGATCTGGCCGCTGTGCGCGCTGGGTGCCGGCTACCTGCTGCCCAAGCGCCTGTTGGCGGTGGCTGCGGCCCGTCGTCAGCAGCGTATCGCCGAAGAAGTGAGCCTGATGATCCCCATGCTGCGCATCCTCTTCGAAACCGGGCTTGCCGTTGAACAGGCGCTGCGCGTGTTGAGCCAGGAGGGCAGAACGCTGATCCCGCACATCAGCGAAGAGCTGCGCCAGGTACTGCAGCGGGTGGATTCGGGCCTGGCGCTTGGCCCGGAACTTGAGAAAGTCGCCCAGCTGCTGGCCGTGGACGAGTTCACCGATACCTGCGTGATCCTGCGCCAGTTGCTGGCTCAGGGCAGCGGCGCGATGAAGTCATTGCTGGCGCTGAAAACCCTGCTCGACGACCGGCGCCTGACCCGCCTGCAAGAACGGGTGTCGATGATGTCGGCCAAGATGTCGGCAGTAATGATGGTGTTTTTGTTCCCGGCGTTGCTGATTGTCCTCGCCGGGCCGGGTTTTTCGGCGTTGGCGCGGGCGTTGGCCCCATGA
- a CDS encoding tetratricopeptide repeat protein, whose protein sequence is MRTILLCASLVLLTGCAGQQPEGLRQLFAPSSCSKPDADQQLALNLADEMLNDGRPHASLAHLQQLPNTFDQVRLRKAKVSRLLGLSEAEPLYRSLLGGCLAAEGEHGLGQLASARGDDVQALQNLQRAVRLAPTDERVRNDLGVVLMNLGRYEQARFELLTAIELKDDSPLPAVNLVTLALVQDNWQQATDLVGRLQLKPGQFAEAQARASQIKAGGRGPIASARAPDMMVN, encoded by the coding sequence ATGAGAACCATCCTGTTGTGCGCAAGCCTGGTGTTGTTGACCGGTTGCGCCGGGCAGCAGCCCGAGGGGCTGCGCCAGTTGTTCGCGCCTTCAAGCTGCAGCAAGCCGGACGCCGACCAGCAACTGGCCCTGAACCTGGCGGACGAAATGCTCAACGACGGGCGCCCGCACGCCAGCCTCGCCCATTTGCAGCAACTGCCAAACACCTTTGACCAGGTGCGCCTGCGCAAGGCCAAAGTGTCGCGCCTACTTGGCCTGAGTGAGGCCGAACCCTTGTACCGCAGCTTGCTCGGCGGTTGCCTGGCCGCCGAAGGCGAACACGGCCTGGGCCAATTGGCCTCGGCCCGGGGCGACGACGTGCAGGCCCTGCAGAACCTGCAGCGGGCGGTGCGCCTGGCGCCCACCGACGAGCGCGTGCGCAATGACCTGGGCGTGGTGTTAATGAACCTCGGCCGCTATGAGCAAGCACGCTTCGAGCTGCTGACAGCCATCGAGCTGAAAGACGACAGCCCGCTGCCTGCGGTCAACCTGGTGACCCTGGCGCTGGTACAGGACAACTGGCAGCAGGCCACCGACCTGGTCGGCCGGCTGCAGCTCAAACCCGGCCAGTTTGCCGAAGCCCAGGCACGGGCCAGCCAGATCAAGGCGGGCGGCAGAGGCCCGATAGCCTCCGCCAGAGCCCCGGACATGATGGTCAACTGA
- a CDS encoding TadE/TadG family type IV pilus assembly protein, producing the protein MKAGPAKRQKGAAAIEFAAVFMIFFAVFYGLVSYTLPMLMLQSFNQASAEAVRRCVALDPDSASYTTDVQNLARQVISQQLQWMPSAFNFQAASDAQVTLGADKLLTVAINYPKTKLTNVLPMLVLPLIGEVPRLPDRLRAEASLQL; encoded by the coding sequence ATGAAAGCAGGCCCGGCAAAACGGCAAAAAGGCGCAGCGGCCATCGAGTTCGCGGCAGTGTTCATGATCTTCTTCGCCGTGTTCTACGGCCTGGTCAGCTACACCCTGCCCATGCTGATGCTGCAATCATTCAACCAGGCCAGCGCCGAAGCGGTGCGCCGCTGCGTCGCGCTGGACCCGGACAGCGCCAGCTACACCACCGATGTACAAAACCTGGCCCGCCAGGTGATCAGCCAGCAATTGCAGTGGATGCCTTCCGCCTTCAACTTTCAGGCTGCCAGCGACGCGCAGGTGACCCTGGGCGCCGACAAACTGCTGACCGTGGCCATCAACTACCCCAAAACCAAGTTGACCAACGTGTTGCCCATGCTGGTGCTGCCCCTGATTGGTGAGGTGCCGCGCCTGCCGGATCGGCTGCGCGCCGAAGCGAGCCTGCAGCTATGA
- a CDS encoding pilus assembly protein TadG-related protein, with amino-acid sequence MVPSSAARQRGAIGLMAVTTLGLALLFMLVVIDSGRLYLEQRKLQRIADMSALEAAGQFAVCTGSGPQATAIARAAATRNGHAPSNPLTASCGFLQTGANSLRTFTSNNDRNEAIRVDVSNAVQTSFAAGVYSLAQGNGVPLTTTLQAHAVASTPTPPQAMLTIRTTLATVDSRQSVLLNALLGALGGAVQLDVAGWQGIATTQLNLLKYLDQLAVDLNLKAGDYQQLLTADATATQLLQAAVKVLQQSGAAADVVTNLGKVALGASNSTLLQLGDLLDIQNGTAQAGLDASIQLLQLVQGVIQLAVSESAATADLPISVLGLVNGRVRLKVIEPQQISAVGDPRTDELRVHTAQVRAMISLELPLLDTVAGLLNAVLDLVGPITNVLNNLLSLNLASTLQSVLCLIGVPCTVTDIVLVPDKLSLDIGLEVAEATTRLNPLSPDTFSCSPKRLTTQTQSSAAKIAVGRFESTNAFFTSGTTVVKALALVDIGTKRCTRLLILPAVCDARVPFAGGGLGLRVDSKVLGSGAVERPLVFQAPNSTPPNIGLTPAYLNMQTANNNVVNSLSDTLLGVQLQAYKPTVNSGLGDLLVIAGNVLSGVKGIVDPLIKNLLSPLLDPLVNVLLKVLGIDLVNAEVGANLSCSGGRAQLAL; translated from the coding sequence GTGGTTCCCTCATCAGCTGCCCGTCAGCGTGGCGCAATCGGCCTCATGGCGGTGACTACCCTGGGCCTGGCGCTGTTGTTCATGCTGGTGGTGATCGACAGTGGCCGGCTTTACCTCGAACAGCGCAAGCTGCAGCGTATTGCCGACATGTCGGCGCTGGAGGCTGCAGGCCAGTTTGCCGTGTGCACGGGCAGCGGGCCACAGGCCACGGCGATTGCCCGCGCCGCCGCAACCCGCAACGGCCACGCGCCCAGCAACCCGCTCACGGCAAGTTGCGGGTTTTTGCAGACCGGCGCCAACAGCCTGCGCACGTTCACCAGCAACAATGACCGCAATGAAGCCATCAGGGTGGATGTGAGCAATGCGGTGCAGACCAGTTTTGCGGCGGGGGTGTACAGCCTGGCGCAGGGCAATGGCGTGCCGTTGACCACCACCTTGCAGGCCCATGCGGTGGCGTCCACACCAACACCGCCCCAGGCGATGCTGACTATTCGCACCACGCTGGCGACGGTTGATTCGCGCCAGTCGGTGTTACTCAATGCCCTGCTCGGCGCCCTGGGCGGTGCCGTTCAGCTGGATGTGGCCGGCTGGCAGGGCATTGCCACTACCCAGCTCAACCTGCTCAAGTACCTTGACCAGCTGGCCGTCGACCTCAACCTCAAGGCCGGCGATTACCAGCAATTGCTCACCGCTGACGCCACTGCCACCCAATTGCTGCAAGCGGCGGTCAAGGTATTGCAGCAGAGCGGTGCGGCGGCCGATGTGGTGACCAATTTGGGCAAGGTGGCGCTGGGTGCCAGCAACAGCACGTTGCTGCAGTTGGGTGATTTGCTCGACATCCAGAATGGCACTGCCCAGGCTGGGCTGGATGCCAGCATCCAGTTGCTGCAGCTGGTGCAGGGGGTGATTCAGCTGGCGGTGAGCGAAAGTGCGGCCACGGCGGATTTGCCCATCAGTGTGCTGGGGCTGGTTAACGGGCGGGTGCGGTTGAAGGTGATCGAGCCGCAGCAGATTTCGGCGGTGGGGGACCCGCGTACGGATGAGTTGCGGGTGCATACGGCGCAGGTGCGGGCGATGATTTCGCTCGAACTGCCGTTGCTCGATACGGTTGCCGGGTTGCTCAATGCGGTGCTGGACCTGGTGGGGCCAATCACCAACGTGCTGAACAACCTGCTCAGCCTCAACCTTGCCAGCACCTTGCAATCGGTTCTCTGCCTGATCGGGGTGCCGTGTACGGTCACCGATATCGTCCTTGTCCCGGACAAACTCTCGCTGGATATCGGGCTGGAGGTTGCCGAGGCCACTACAAGGCTCAACCCGCTATCGCCCGATACGTTCAGTTGCTCCCCAAAACGTCTCACCACTCAGACCCAAAGTTCGGCCGCCAAGATCGCGGTCGGGCGTTTTGAATCCACCAATGCGTTCTTCACCAGCGGCACCACGGTGGTCAAGGCACTGGCGTTGGTGGATATCGGTACCAAGCGCTGTACCCGGCTATTGATACTGCCTGCCGTCTGCGACGCGCGTGTGCCGTTTGCGGGCGGTGGCCTGGGTTTGCGTGTAGACAGCAAGGTCTTGGGCAGTGGCGCCGTCGAACGCCCGCTGGTGTTCCAGGCGCCCAACAGCACGCCACCGAACATTGGCCTTACTCCGGCCTACCTGAACATGCAAACCGCCAATAACAACGTGGTCAACAGCCTCAGCGACACCTTGTTGGGCGTTCAACTGCAAGCCTACAAACCCACCGTCAACAGCGGCCTCGGCGATTTGCTCGTCATCGCTGGCAATGTGCTCAGCGGCGTCAAAGGCATCGTCGACCCCTTGATCAAAAACCTGCTTAGCCCACTGCTCGACCCATTGGTGAACGTGCTGCTCAAAGTGCTGGGCATCGACCTGGTCAACGCCGAAGTCGGCGCCAACCTCAGCTGCTCCGGCGGCCGCGCTCAGCTGGCGCTGTAA
- a CDS encoding CpaF family protein codes for MNSDQPFGGQQHASGDPYALKRALHRFAIDAIEDSGRNLLEGARPALTQFVLEQVGDYVARLRLALSRYEMERLAEELVDELTGFGPLEVLLRDATVTEILVNGPHRVFVERAGLLQQTDLRFIDAHHVERVMQRILAPLGRRLDESSPMVDARMPDGSRVNAIIPPVALDGPCLSIRKFRQDMLKSADLLATRAIDQPIFDFFERAVGKRCNILVSGGTGTGKTTLLNILSQMIAPRERLVTIEDVAELQLHHPHVVRLETRPPNAEGHGEIKASELIRNALRMRPDRIILGEIRGSEVLDVLTAMNTGHDGSMSTVHANTAQDALLRLETLVGLSGRQIAEKTLRQMVCAALDVVIQLTRLPDGRRCVSEVLEVVGVRDEVYVTNTLFRLDRRGGDSFLREAPNPAGSKLRIEGVL; via the coding sequence ATGAACAGCGACCAACCCTTTGGCGGCCAGCAGCACGCCTCTGGCGACCCGTACGCACTCAAGCGTGCGCTGCACCGTTTTGCCATCGACGCCATCGAGGACAGCGGCCGCAACCTGCTTGAGGGCGCCCGCCCGGCGCTGACCCAGTTCGTGCTGGAGCAGGTGGGCGATTACGTCGCCCGCCTGCGCCTGGCGTTGTCACGCTATGAAATGGAGCGTTTGGCCGAAGAGCTGGTGGACGAGCTGACCGGCTTCGGCCCGCTGGAAGTGCTGCTGCGTGACGCCACCGTCACTGAAATCCTGGTCAACGGCCCCCACCGTGTGTTCGTGGAGCGGGCCGGCCTGTTGCAGCAAACCGACCTGCGCTTTATCGACGCCCACCACGTGGAGCGGGTGATGCAGCGCATCCTTGCACCACTGGGTCGGCGCCTGGACGAATCCTCGCCCATGGTCGATGCGCGCATGCCTGACGGCAGCCGGGTAAATGCGATCATCCCGCCGGTGGCGCTGGACGGCCCGTGCCTGTCGATCCGCAAGTTCCGCCAGGACATGCTCAAGAGTGCCGACCTGCTGGCCACCCGCGCCATCGACCAGCCAATTTTCGACTTCTTCGAGCGCGCCGTGGGCAAACGCTGCAACATCCTGGTCAGCGGCGGCACCGGCACCGGCAAGACCACCCTGCTGAACATCCTCAGCCAGATGATTGCCCCCCGCGAACGCCTGGTGACCATCGAAGACGTTGCCGAACTGCAACTGCACCACCCCCACGTGGTGCGCCTGGAAACCCGCCCTCCGAACGCCGAGGGCCATGGCGAAATCAAGGCCAGCGAGCTGATCCGCAACGCCCTGCGCATGCGCCCCGACCGCATCATCCTGGGCGAAATCCGCGGCAGCGAAGTGCTGGATGTGCTCACCGCGATGAACACCGGCCACGACGGGTCGATGAGCACGGTGCACGCCAACACTGCCCAGGATGCACTGCTGCGCCTGGAAACTTTGGTCGGCCTCAGTGGCCGGCAGATTGCCGAGAAGACCTTGCGCCAGATGGTGTGTGCGGCGCTGGATGTGGTGATCCAGCTGACCCGCCTGCCCGACGGCCGGCGCTGCGTGAGCGAAGTGCTGGAAGTGGTCGGGGTGCGCGATGAAGTGTACGTAACCAACACCCTGTTCCGCCTCGATCGCCGGGGTGGCGACAGTTTCCTGCGCGAAGCGCCCAACCCGGCGGGCAGCAAACTGCGCATAGAGGGCGTGCTGTGA
- a CDS encoding type II secretion system F family protein, with protein sequence MTGPLLLALAPLLLGVALLLLRRGLYKRHEERILQRLGRAFSIVRNGTARRDWLDPLLERAGLGNVNVQPQRWLLAWLAPVMLALILAGWVAALMLLIGLPTLVYLFLSWQSRRHVRQIVDQLPGLLDYSVRSLKAGRTLNDAVLGGIDSSREPLRSAMSRVRRNVQLGVALDDAVSELAELHKQAELRLFALGLRINQRYGGNASELMENLIKLIREREQGARQLKAMTGETRITAIILGSLPLAMVGYFMMANPHYLLAMWRDSSGQMMLLLAFALQVLGCLVLWRMMRSL encoded by the coding sequence GTGACCGGCCCTCTGTTGTTGGCCTTGGCGCCTTTGTTGCTGGGTGTCGCCCTGCTGCTGTTGCGCCGCGGCCTGTACAAGCGCCATGAAGAACGCATTCTGCAACGCCTGGGGCGGGCCTTCAGCATCGTGCGCAATGGCACGGCCAGGCGTGATTGGCTCGACCCGTTGCTGGAGCGTGCCGGGCTGGGCAACGTCAACGTCCAGCCACAGCGCTGGCTACTGGCATGGCTCGCCCCGGTAATGCTGGCCTTGATCCTTGCTGGTTGGGTGGCCGCGCTGATGCTGCTGATCGGCCTGCCAACCCTCGTTTACTTGTTCCTGAGCTGGCAAAGCCGCCGGCATGTGCGGCAAATCGTCGACCAACTGCCCGGTTTGCTGGACTACAGCGTACGCAGCCTGAAGGCCGGGCGAACCCTCAATGACGCCGTGCTGGGCGGTATCGACAGCAGCCGTGAACCACTGCGCTCGGCCATGTCACGCGTGCGGCGCAACGTGCAGCTGGGTGTGGCACTGGACGACGCTGTAAGCGAACTGGCCGAGCTGCACAAACAGGCCGAGCTGCGGTTGTTCGCCCTCGGCCTGCGGATCAACCAGCGCTACGGCGGCAACGCCAGCGAGCTGATGGAAAACCTGATCAAGCTGATCCGCGAGCGCGAACAGGGCGCGCGCCAACTGAAGGCAATGACCGGTGAAACGCGCATTACCGCGATCATTCTTGGCTCGTTGCCACTGGCGATGGTCGGCTACTTCATGATGGCCAACCCCCATTACCTGCTGGCCATGTGGCGCGACAGCAGCGGCCAGATGATGCTGTTGCTGGCCTTTGCCCTGCAGGTGCTCGGCTGCCTGGTGCTATGGCGCATGATGAGGAGCTTGTGA
- a CDS encoding phosphate-starvation-inducible protein PsiE — protein MNIKWADKVRKGLHGSADSLGNLCVEAFHYLALFGIGAITAYAAVMTFLDMLGKGGISVDDILLLFIYLELGAMVGIYFKTNHMPIRFLLYVAITALTRLLIGDVSHHKAPDEGLLYLCGGILLLAFSILVVRYASYRYPSTKVLDANGKEVDEGK, from the coding sequence GTGAACATCAAATGGGCTGACAAGGTGCGCAAGGGGCTGCATGGCTCAGCCGACTCGCTGGGCAACCTGTGCGTCGAGGCGTTTCATTACCTGGCGCTGTTCGGCATCGGCGCGATCACGGCCTATGCGGCGGTGATGACCTTCCTGGACATGCTGGGCAAGGGCGGGATCAGTGTCGATGACATCCTGCTGTTGTTCATCTACCTGGAGTTGGGGGCGATGGTCGGGATCTACTTCAAGACCAACCACATGCCCATCCGCTTCTTGCTGTACGTGGCCATCACCGCGTTGACCCGCCTGCTGATAGGCGATGTGTCGCACCACAAGGCACCGGACGAAGGCTTGCTGTACCTGTGCGGTGGCATCCTGCTGCTGGCGTTCTCGATCCTGGTGGTGCGCTACGCCTCGTACCGCTACCCGTCGACCAAGGTGCTGGACGCCAACGGCAAGGAAGTGGACGAGGGCAAGTGA